A DNA window from Mycolicibacter terrae contains the following coding sequences:
- a CDS encoding SDR family oxidoreductase has translation MTRVAQYYRGKRCFITGAASGIGRATALRLAELGAELYLTDRNAEGLAETVADARALGALVPAHRVVDIADYDEVAAFGAEIHERHDAMDIVMNIAGVSAWGTVDRLTHEQWSKMVSINLMGPIHVIETFLPPMVTAGRGGHLVNVSSAAGLVALPWHAAYSASKYGLRGVSEVLRFDLARHRIGVSVVVPGAVKTPLVNTVEIAGVDRDDPQVQRWVGRFAGHAVTPEKAAEKILAGVARNRYLVYTSGDIRALYAFKRLAWLPYSVAMRQANKVFSRALLPSKKPLPR, from the coding sequence ATGACACGCGTAGCGCAGTACTACCGGGGCAAGCGGTGCTTCATCACCGGGGCGGCGAGCGGGATCGGTAGGGCCACGGCGCTACGGCTGGCCGAGCTGGGCGCCGAGCTTTATCTGACCGACCGCAACGCCGAAGGACTCGCCGAGACCGTCGCCGACGCGCGTGCCCTGGGGGCGCTGGTGCCCGCGCACCGGGTCGTCGATATCGCCGATTACGACGAGGTCGCCGCATTCGGCGCCGAAATCCACGAGCGGCATGACGCGATGGACATCGTGATGAACATCGCGGGGGTGTCGGCGTGGGGGACCGTCGACCGGTTGACCCACGAGCAGTGGAGCAAGATGGTCTCGATCAACCTGATGGGCCCGATCCACGTCATCGAGACGTTCCTGCCGCCGATGGTCACCGCCGGCCGGGGCGGACACCTGGTCAACGTGTCCTCGGCCGCCGGACTGGTCGCGCTGCCGTGGCATGCCGCCTACAGCGCCAGCAAGTACGGGCTGCGCGGGGTGTCGGAGGTGCTGCGCTTCGACCTGGCGCGACACCGCATCGGGGTGTCGGTGGTGGTCCCCGGCGCGGTGAAGACCCCACTGGTCAACACCGTGGAGATCGCCGGGGTCGACCGTGACGATCCGCAGGTGCAACGCTGGGTGGGGCGGTTCGCCGGCCACGCGGTGACGCCGGAGAAGGCGGCGGAGAAGATCCTCGCCGGGGTGGCCCGCAACCGTTACCTGGTCTACACCTCCGGGGACATCCGGGCGCTCTACGCGTTCAAACGGCTGGCCTGGCTGCCCTACAGCGTGGCGATGCGGCAGGCCAACAAGGTGTTCAGCCGCGCGCTGCTCCCATCGAAGAAGCCGCTGCCCCGTTAG
- a CDS encoding NAD(P)H-dependent oxidoreductase codes for MTVNRKLTVLALVGSLRAASVNRQIAQLAAENAPDGVTVTVCDGLGELPFYNEDLDDPAVLPAAVTALRAAAADADAALVITPEYNGTIPAVLKNAIDWLSRPFGDGALKGKPLVVIGAALGRYGGVWAHDETRKSFGIAGPRVVEEIKLSVPIGTLGGKHPREHAQLVSDVGDVIAKLAAEVG; via the coding sequence ATGACGGTGAATCGGAAACTCACGGTGTTGGCGTTGGTGGGAAGCCTGCGCGCGGCATCGGTCAACCGCCAGATCGCGCAGTTGGCGGCCGAGAACGCTCCGGACGGCGTCACGGTGACGGTCTGTGACGGCCTGGGTGAGTTGCCGTTCTACAACGAGGACCTGGACGATCCCGCGGTGCTACCCGCGGCGGTGACGGCCCTGCGGGCGGCGGCGGCGGACGCCGACGCGGCCCTGGTCATCACCCCGGAGTACAACGGCACCATCCCGGCGGTGCTCAAGAACGCCATCGACTGGCTGTCGCGGCCGTTCGGCGACGGTGCACTGAAGGGCAAGCCGTTGGTGGTGATCGGGGCGGCGCTGGGCCGCTACGGCGGGGTGTGGGCGCACGACGAGACCCGCAAGTCCTTCGGTATCGCCGGGCCGCGGGTGGTCGAGGAGATCAAGTTGTCGGTGCCCATCGGCACGCTGGGCGGCAAACATCCCCGCGAGCACGCACAGCTGGTCTCCGACGTGGGCGACGTGATCGCGAAATTGGCCGCCGAGGTGGGCTGA
- a CDS encoding redoxin NrdH, whose translation MSITVYTKPACVQCNATYKALDNQGIAYETVDITLDSEARDYVMALGYLQAPVVVAGDEHWSGFRPDRIKALARTAISA comes from the coding sequence ATGAGCATCACCGTTTACACCAAGCCCGCGTGCGTGCAGTGCAACGCCACCTACAAGGCGCTGGACAACCAGGGCATCGCCTACGAGACCGTCGACATCACGCTCGACTCCGAGGCGCGGGACTACGTGATGGCGCTGGGTTACCTGCAGGCACCGGTCGTCGTCGCCGGCGACGAGCACTGGTCGGGTTTTCGGCCGGACCGCATCAAGGCGTTGGCGCGGACCGCTATCAGCGCGTAA
- the nrdI gene encoding class Ib ribonucleoside-diphosphate reductase assembly flavoprotein NrdI, which yields MSADCECSLVYFSSVSENTHRFVQKLQLPAIRIPLHGRIEVDHPYVLVLPTYGGGRGTPNIADDAAGGYVPKQVIAFLNNEHNRGLLRGVIAAGNTNFGAEFCYAGDVIARKCGVPYLYRFELMGTDEDVQAVRAGLADFWKDEACHLPLQLQSR from the coding sequence GTGTCTGCGGATTGTGAATGCAGCCTGGTGTATTTCTCCTCGGTGTCGGAGAACACCCACCGCTTCGTGCAGAAACTGCAACTGCCGGCCATCCGGATTCCGCTGCATGGGCGCATCGAGGTGGACCATCCCTACGTGCTGGTGCTGCCGACCTACGGCGGTGGCCGTGGGACACCGAACATCGCCGATGACGCAGCGGGCGGGTACGTGCCCAAGCAGGTCATCGCCTTTTTGAACAACGAACACAACCGGGGTCTGCTGCGCGGCGTGATCGCCGCGGGCAACACCAACTTCGGTGCGGAATTCTGCTATGCCGGCGACGTCATCGCCCGCAAGTGCGGGGTGCCGTACCTGTACCGATTCGAATTGATGGGAACCGACGAGGACGTGCAAGCCGTCCGCGCGGGCTTAGCTGATTTCTGGAAGGACGAGGCATGCCACCTACCGTTGCAACTGCAGAGCAGGTAG
- the nrdE gene encoding class 1b ribonucleoside-diphosphate reductase subunit alpha, producing MPPTVATAEQVAETNRGVPVGELDFHALNAMLNLYDSDGKIQFDKDVLAARQYFLEHVNQNTVFFHNQDEKLDYLVQKDYYEREVLDQYSRNFVKSLLDRAYAKKFRFPTFLGAFKYYTSYTLKTFDGKRYLERFEDRVCMVALTLAAGDTKLAEQLVDEIIDGRFQPATPTFLNSGKKQRGEAVSCFLLRIEDNMESIGRSINSALQLSKRGGGVALLLSNIREHGAPIKNIENQSSGVIPIMKLLEDSFSYANQLGARQGAGAVYLHAHHPDIYRFLDTKRENADEKIRIKTLSLGVVIPDITFELAKKNEDMYLFSPYDVERFYGVPFADISVSEKYYEMVDNSAIRKTKIKAREFFQTLAELQFESGYPYVMFEDTVNRANPIEGKITHSNLCSEILQVSTPSVFNEDLTYAKVGKDISCNLGSLNIAKAMDSPDFAQTIEVAIRALTAVSDQTHIWSVPSIEQGNNESHAIGLGQMNLHGYLARECIHYGSEEGIDFTNIYFYTVLYHALRASNRLALERGQAFAGFDKSKYASGEFFDKYLNEVWEPKTVKVRQLFADAGIRIPDQSDWQRLKESVQAHGIYNQNLQAVPPTGSISYINHSTSSIHPIVSRIEIRKEGKIGRVYYPAPYMTNDNLEYYQDAYEIGYEKVIDTYAAATQHVDQGLSLTLFFKDTASTRDVNKAQIYAWRKGIKTLYYIRLRQMALEGTEVEGCVSCML from the coding sequence ATGCCACCTACCGTTGCAACTGCAGAGCAGGTAGCCGAAACCAACCGCGGTGTTCCGGTGGGCGAGCTGGATTTCCACGCGCTCAACGCGATGCTCAACCTGTATGACAGTGACGGCAAGATCCAGTTCGACAAGGATGTGCTGGCCGCCCGTCAGTACTTCCTGGAGCACGTCAACCAGAACACGGTGTTCTTCCACAACCAGGACGAGAAGCTGGACTACCTGGTCCAGAAGGACTACTACGAGCGCGAGGTGCTCGACCAGTACTCGCGCAACTTCGTCAAGTCGCTGCTGGATCGGGCCTACGCCAAGAAGTTCCGGTTTCCGACATTCCTGGGCGCGTTCAAGTACTACACCTCCTACACGCTGAAAACCTTCGACGGAAAGCGCTATCTGGAACGGTTCGAGGACCGGGTGTGCATGGTGGCGCTGACCCTGGCCGCCGGTGACACCAAGCTGGCGGAGCAACTGGTCGACGAGATCATCGACGGCCGGTTCCAGCCGGCCACCCCGACGTTTTTGAACTCCGGCAAGAAGCAGCGCGGCGAGGCGGTCAGCTGCTTCCTTTTGCGCATCGAGGACAACATGGAGTCGATCGGCCGCTCGATCAACTCCGCGCTGCAGCTGTCCAAGCGGGGCGGGGGAGTGGCGTTGCTGCTGAGCAACATTCGCGAGCATGGCGCCCCGATCAAGAACATCGAGAATCAGTCCTCCGGGGTCATCCCGATCATGAAGTTGCTGGAGGACTCGTTCTCCTACGCCAACCAGCTCGGTGCCCGCCAGGGCGCCGGTGCGGTGTACCTGCACGCCCACCACCCGGACATCTACCGGTTCCTGGACACCAAACGGGAGAACGCCGACGAGAAGATCCGGATCAAGACGCTGAGCCTGGGCGTGGTGATCCCCGACATCACCTTCGAGCTGGCCAAGAAGAACGAGGACATGTACCTGTTCTCGCCCTATGACGTCGAGCGGTTCTACGGGGTGCCGTTCGCCGACATCTCGGTCAGCGAGAAGTACTACGAGATGGTTGACAACTCGGCGATCCGCAAGACCAAGATCAAGGCGCGCGAGTTCTTCCAGACCCTGGCCGAGCTGCAGTTCGAGTCCGGCTATCCCTACGTCATGTTCGAAGACACCGTCAACCGGGCCAATCCCATCGAAGGCAAGATCACCCACTCGAACCTGTGCTCGGAGATCCTGCAGGTCTCTACGCCGTCGGTGTTCAACGAGGACCTGACCTACGCCAAGGTGGGCAAGGACATCTCCTGCAACCTGGGCTCGCTCAACATCGCCAAGGCGATGGACTCGCCCGACTTCGCCCAGACCATCGAGGTCGCCATCCGGGCGCTCACCGCGGTGAGCGATCAGACTCACATCTGGTCGGTGCCGTCGATCGAACAGGGCAACAACGAGTCGCACGCCATCGGGCTGGGCCAGATGAACCTGCACGGTTACCTGGCCCGGGAGTGCATCCACTACGGCTCCGAAGAGGGCATCGACTTCACCAACATCTACTTCTACACCGTGCTCTATCACGCGCTGCGTGCGTCGAATCGTCTTGCGCTGGAACGCGGTCAGGCGTTCGCGGGATTCGACAAATCCAAGTACGCATCCGGGGAGTTCTTCGACAAGTACCTCAACGAGGTGTGGGAACCCAAGACGGTCAAGGTGCGCCAGCTCTTCGCCGACGCCGGTATCCGGATCCCAGACCAAAGCGATTGGCAACGACTGAAGGAATCTGTTCAGGCACACGGCATCTACAACCAGAACCTGCAGGCCGTTCCGCCGACCGGGTCGATCTCCTACATCAACCACTCGACGAGTTCGATCCACCCGATCGTGTCGAGGATCGAGATCCGCAAGGAAGGCAAGATCGGCCGGGTCTACTACCCGGCGCCGTACATGACCAACGACAACCTGGAGTACTACCAGGACGCCTACGAGATCGGCTATGAGAAGGTCATCGACACCTACGCCGCGGCCACCCAGCATGTGGACCAGGGGTTGAGCCTGACGCTGTTCTTCAAGGACACCGCCAGCACCCGCGACGTGAACAAGGCGCAGATCTACGCCTGGCGCAAGGGAATCAAGACGCTGTACTACATCCGGCTGCGCCAGATGGCGCTGGAGGGCACCGAGGTCGAGGGCTGCGTGTCCTGCATGCTGTAG
- a CDS encoding VOC family protein — protein sequence MTRIRPFLMFQGGTAAAAIEMYLAAFPGASVVSSTPHPDPVTGIMLAELDLAGLRVLVSDSAVKHSFDFTPSSSLFVDVADRAELERLVAELGEGGATLMPLGDYGFSTAFAWVNDRFGVSWQLNLP from the coding sequence GTGACCCGGATCAGACCGTTCCTCATGTTCCAGGGCGGCACCGCCGCCGCCGCGATCGAGATGTACCTGGCTGCGTTCCCGGGCGCCTCGGTGGTGTCCTCGACGCCGCACCCCGACCCGGTTACCGGCATCATGCTGGCCGAGCTCGACCTGGCCGGGCTGCGTGTGCTGGTCAGCGACAGCGCGGTCAAGCACAGCTTCGACTTCACCCCGTCGAGCTCGCTGTTCGTCGACGTCGCCGACCGCGCGGAGCTGGAACGGCTGGTGGCAGAGTTGGGGGAGGGCGGCGCCACGCTGATGCCGCTCGGCGACTACGGCTTCTCCACCGCCTTCGCCTGGGTCAACGACCGATTCGGGGTGTCCTGGCAGCTCAACCTGCCCTGA
- a CDS encoding winged helix-turn-helix transcriptional regulator: MPGYNQFCPMAKAMELLDERWTLLVVRELLLGSTHFNDLRRGVPKMSPALLSNRLKSLVRAGVVERTEIDGRATYSLTACGQDLAGAVEALTSWGVRWISDLGDADLDPHLLFWDIRRTIPIGAWPRSRTTLEFILGGVAAKASRWWLVVANGEAEVCDFDPGYEVTGTVDTSLRILTRIWRGDLGWSHAMHDGSVALSGPTEVRRAIPTWIGQGRAASVPRPA; encoded by the coding sequence ATGCCGGGATACAACCAGTTCTGCCCCATGGCCAAGGCCATGGAGCTGCTCGACGAACGCTGGACATTGCTGGTGGTGCGGGAGCTACTGCTCGGCAGCACTCACTTCAACGATCTGCGCCGTGGCGTACCCAAGATGTCACCGGCGCTGCTCTCCAATCGGCTCAAGTCGCTTGTCCGCGCCGGCGTGGTCGAGCGCACCGAAATCGACGGCCGTGCAACGTATTCGCTCACGGCTTGCGGACAGGATCTGGCCGGTGCGGTAGAGGCGCTCACCTCGTGGGGGGTGCGTTGGATCAGCGACCTCGGCGACGCCGACCTCGACCCCCACCTATTGTTCTGGGATATCCGCCGCACCATCCCGATCGGTGCCTGGCCGCGGTCACGCACCACGCTCGAATTCATTCTCGGCGGAGTGGCGGCCAAGGCGTCACGGTGGTGGCTGGTGGTCGCCAACGGCGAAGCCGAGGTGTGCGACTTCGACCCAGGTTACGAGGTGACCGGCACTGTCGATACCAGCCTGCGGATCCTGACCCGGATCTGGCGTGGCGACCTCGGTTGGTCACATGCCATGCACGACGGCAGTGTCGCACTGTCGGGACCCACCGAGGTGCGCCGAGCCATCCCCACCTGGATCGGGCAGGGCAGAGCTGCCTCGGTTCCCCGGCCGGCCTGA